A single genomic interval of Deinococcus ruber harbors:
- the pruA gene encoding L-glutamate gamma-semialdehyde dehydrogenase, with protein sequence MLKIEPYRPQDFIDFTKAANVELYQDALTKVRTELLGKHYPLIINGQERDTAEKLVSTNPCDTSERVGSTARATIQDAEDALNGAWDAFKTWKTWTMDARARVLLKAAAILKRKRLEVCALMTLEVGKNYAEADVEVAEAIDFLEYYAREAMKHEGFGAAETTWYAGEENGLMYLPLGVGVSISPWNFPCAIFAGMLAAPIVVGNCIIVKPAEDSGMIAGFVVDILREAGLPAGVVQFLPGVGEEVGDYLVRHARTRFITFTGSRNVGLHINEVAAKVVPGQRFIKRVIMELGGKDALIVDETADIENAVTAAIQGGFGFNGQKCSAMSRLVVVDSVYDEVVGKFVERVNALKVGTGEENANVTAVVNEESFEKIGKYLEIGKSEGKLLTGGAAPGENAGKKGYYVQPTVFGDVDAGARLAQEEIFGPVVSVLRARDWAHALEIANSTEYGLTGGVCSRDRARLEQARHEFEVGNLYFNRKITGAIVGVQPFGGYNMSGTDSKAGGPEYLGNFMQLKAVTERY encoded by the coding sequence ATGCTCAAAATCGAACCCTACCGCCCGCAGGATTTCATCGACTTCACTAAGGCCGCCAATGTCGAGCTGTATCAGGACGCGCTGACGAAAGTTCGCACCGAATTGCTGGGCAAGCACTACCCGCTCATCATCAATGGGCAGGAGCGCGACACCGCTGAAAAGCTGGTCAGCACCAATCCCTGCGACACTTCCGAGCGGGTGGGTAGCACCGCCAGAGCCACCATTCAGGACGCCGAAGATGCGCTGAACGGTGCCTGGGACGCCTTCAAGACCTGGAAGACCTGGACGATGGATGCCCGCGCCCGCGTGCTGCTCAAGGCCGCCGCCATCCTGAAGCGCAAGCGCCTGGAAGTCTGCGCCCTGATGACGCTGGAGGTCGGCAAGAACTACGCCGAGGCCGATGTGGAAGTGGCCGAAGCCATCGATTTTCTGGAGTACTACGCCCGCGAAGCCATGAAGCACGAGGGCTTTGGCGCGGCAGAAACCACGTGGTACGCGGGCGAGGAAAACGGCCTGATGTACCTGCCCCTGGGCGTCGGCGTGAGCATCTCGCCCTGGAATTTCCCCTGCGCGATTTTTGCCGGAATGTTGGCCGCGCCCATCGTGGTCGGAAACTGCATCATCGTGAAGCCTGCCGAAGATTCGGGCATGATCGCCGGATTCGTGGTGGACATCCTGCGTGAAGCGGGCCTGCCTGCGGGCGTGGTGCAGTTTCTGCCGGGCGTGGGTGAGGAGGTCGGCGATTATCTGGTTCGCCATGCCCGCACGCGCTTCATCACGTTTACCGGCAGCCGTAATGTCGGGCTGCACATCAACGAAGTCGCGGCCAAAGTCGTACCGGGGCAGCGCTTCATCAAGCGGGTCATTATGGAACTGGGCGGCAAAGACGCGCTGATCGTGGACGAAACCGCCGATATCGAGAACGCGGTGACGGCGGCCATACAGGGCGGATTCGGCTTTAACGGGCAGAAGTGCAGCGCCATGAGCCGCCTGGTGGTGGTAGACAGCGTGTACGACGAGGTGGTGGGCAAGTTCGTGGAGCGTGTGAACGCCCTGAAAGTTGGCACGGGCGAGGAAAACGCCAATGTGACGGCGGTGGTGAACGAGGAATCGTTCGAGAAGATCGGCAAGTATCTGGAGATCGGCAAGTCGGAAGGCAAGCTGCTGACCGGCGGCGCGGCTCCTGGCGAGAATGCGGGCAAGAAGGGCTATTACGTGCAGCCCACCGTGTTTGGCGATGTAGACGCCGGGGCACGGCTGGCGCAGGAGGAAATTTTCGGGCCGGTGGTGTCGGTGCTGCGTGCCCGCGACTGGGCACACGCACTGGAGATCGCCAACAGCACCGAATACGGTCTGACGGGCGGCGTGTGCAGCCGTGACCGGGCGCGGCTGGAGCAGGCGAGACACGAATTCGAGGTGGGAAACCTGTACTTCAACCGCAAGATCACCGGGGCCATCGTGGGCGTGCAGCCGTTCGGCGGGTACAACATGAGCGGCACCGACAGCAAGGCGGGCGGCCCGGAATATCTGGGCAACTTTATGCAGCTCAAGGCCGTGACCGAACGCTACTGA
- a CDS encoding proline dehydrogenase family protein → MLNRMYRSTVLGVATQKPIEQLVRSRAWNVAQRFVAGESSATAIAAAQELAADGILSNLDLLGEFVNSVETANEFAEKILAIQNEAAAAGVVPYVSIKLSSVGQGQTVQNGEDLGYLNARRIVGNARALGGFVCLDMEDHPRVDQTLAQFRALVAEFGNKTVGTVLQSYLYRSEADRTGLDDLHPNLRIVKGAYLEPESVAMPAKSDVDASYRRLVYAHMKAGNYVNVATHDDSIIDDVKMFVLSHGIPKTQFEFQMLYGIRRDLQKKLATEGFTVRVYLPYGRDWYAYFSRRIAERPANVMFVLRGMLKG, encoded by the coding sequence ATGTTGAACCGCATGTACCGTTCCACTGTCCTGGGTGTCGCCACTCAGAAGCCCATCGAACAGCTCGTGCGGAGCCGTGCCTGGAATGTGGCGCAGCGCTTCGTGGCGGGCGAAAGTTCGGCCACCGCCATTGCCGCCGCGCAGGAACTCGCCGCAGACGGCATCCTGAGCAATCTCGACCTGTTGGGCGAATTCGTGAACAGTGTCGAAACCGCCAACGAGTTCGCCGAGAAGATTCTGGCGATTCAGAACGAGGCTGCCGCTGCCGGGGTGGTACCTTACGTCTCGATCAAGCTGAGCAGCGTCGGGCAGGGCCAGACGGTTCAGAACGGTGAAGACCTGGGCTACCTCAATGCCCGCCGCATCGTGGGCAACGCCCGGGCGCTGGGCGGCTTCGTGTGCCTCGACATGGAAGATCACCCCCGCGTCGATCAGACGCTGGCGCAGTTCCGGGCGCTGGTAGCCGAGTTCGGCAACAAGACGGTCGGCACGGTGTTACAGAGCTACCTGTACCGCAGCGAGGCAGACCGCACCGGCCTGGACGACCTGCACCCCAATCTGCGCATCGTGAAGGGCGCGTATCTGGAACCCGAAAGCGTCGCCATGCCCGCGAAGAGCGACGTAGACGCCAGTTATCGCCGCCTGGTGTACGCCCACATGAAGGCCGGAAATTACGTGAACGTCGCCACCCACGACGACAGCATCATCGACGACGTGAAGATGTTCGTGCTGAGCCACGGTATTCCCAAAACGCAATTTGAATTTCAGATGCTCTACGGCATTCGGCGCGACCTGCAAAAGAAACTGGCCACCGAGGGCTTTACCGTGCGCGTCTATCTGCCGTATGGACGCGACTGGTATGCCTACTTCTCGCGGCGCATTGCCGAGAGGCCCGCGAATGTAATGTTCGTGCTGAGGGGAATGCTGAAGGGGTGA
- a CDS encoding GntR family transcriptional regulator — MFERPTLIREEVYSHLRDAIVGGEFSPGERLGEVELTARLGVSRTPIREAIQRLTQEGLLENLPGRGARIRVVSAAEARDAYVVRETLDGLAAELAATQHTDADALALTTALAALEAAPGNDYREQTRLDLSFHRAIAQAAHNAALLDLSRDLEQRVALVKHQTRTYNAHPQTTQQHHAILKAVLARDADAARDAARTHVRTFSELVMGNLEVGSGT; from the coding sequence ATGTTCGAGCGACCGACCCTGATCCGGGAAGAGGTGTACAGCCACCTGCGCGACGCCATCGTGGGGGGCGAGTTTTCGCCGGGCGAACGGCTGGGTGAAGTCGAACTGACCGCCCGGCTGGGGGTCAGCCGCACCCCGATCCGCGAGGCCATTCAGCGGCTGACGCAGGAAGGGCTGCTGGAAAATCTGCCGGGGCGGGGCGCACGTATCCGGGTGGTCAGCGCTGCCGAGGCCCGCGACGCGTACGTGGTGCGTGAAACGCTGGACGGACTGGCCGCCGAACTCGCCGCCACACAGCACACCGACGCCGACGCACTGGCCCTGACCACGGCGCTCGCGGCCCTGGAAGCCGCTCCCGGCAACGATTACCGCGAGCAGACCCGCCTCGACCTGAGTTTTCACCGCGCCATTGCTCAGGCCGCCCACAACGCCGCGCTGCTCGACCTGTCGCGCGATCTGGAACAGCGCGTGGCCCTGGTCAAACACCAGACCCGCACCTATAACGCCCACCCGCAGACCACTCAGCAACACCACGCGATCCTGAAAGCAGTGCTGGCGCGTGATGCCGACGCTGCCCGCGACGCCGCCCGAACACACGTCAGAACGTTTTCCGAACTGGTGATGGGCAATCTGGAAGTCGGGAGCGGAACGTAG
- a CDS encoding uracil-DNA glycosylase, which translates to MTQAIPTLFRSKGSDRAVIPGWNNILPGTQDALELQLDIAEADMHRSQALLLIEYWATPADMTLQSLLPVRAFHSEPKGWCAFLPAQGRVFIRAIDPQPNPPLLSAHGINLDPQTPVGTLVHVKVEFPRAPLLNEN; encoded by the coding sequence ATGACGCAGGCCATTCCCACGCTGTTTCGCAGCAAGGGCAGTGACCGCGCCGTTATTCCTGGCTGGAACAATATTCTTCCCGGCACCCAGGACGCGCTCGAACTGCAACTCGACATTGCAGAAGCCGACATGCACCGCTCGCAGGCCCTCCTGTTGATCGAATACTGGGCCACCCCCGCCGATATGACGCTGCAATCGCTGTTGCCGGTGCGGGCCTTCCACAGCGAGCCGAAAGGGTGGTGCGCCTTTCTGCCTGCACAGGGGCGGGTGTTCATCCGGGCCATCGATCCGCAGCCCAATCCGCCGCTGCTGTCGGCCCACGGCATCAATCTCGACCCCCAGACCCCGGTGGGCACGCTGGTTCACGTCAAGGTCGAGTTCCCGCGTGCGCCGCTGCTGAACGAGAATTAA
- the tdh gene encoding L-threonine 3-dehydrogenase, with protein MRALTKQYPRQGIWMEEVARPVPGPNDLLIRIRRSAICGTDIHIYNWDDWASQTIPPGMVVGHEYVGVVAEVGSEVRGFAVGDRVSGEGHITCGHCRNCRAGRRHLCRNTQGVGVNRPGSFAEYLVLPAFNAFKIPDNVSDDVAAIFDPFGNAVHTALSFDLVAEDVLITGAGPIGAMACAIARHAGARNVVITDVNDYRLELARTMGATRAVNVAREDLWNVAQTELGMTEGFDVGLEMSGSGAALNQMLHAMNHGGKVALLGIPAAGVSIDWNDVIFKGLTMKGIYGREMFETWYKMAALVQSGLDLTPIITHHFPISQFQEGFEAMRGGQSGKVILNWEDNL; from the coding sequence ATGCGGGCGCTCACCAAGCAGTACCCACGCCAGGGCATCTGGATGGAGGAGGTCGCGCGTCCAGTGCCCGGCCCCAACGATCTGCTGATCCGTATCCGCAGGAGCGCCATCTGCGGCACCGACATTCATATCTATAACTGGGACGACTGGGCCTCTCAGACGATTCCGCCCGGCATGGTGGTGGGGCATGAATACGTGGGCGTGGTGGCCGAGGTGGGCAGCGAGGTGCGCGGGTTCGCGGTGGGCGACCGGGTAAGCGGCGAAGGGCACATCACCTGTGGGCACTGCCGCAACTGCCGTGCCGGGCGACGCCACCTGTGCCGCAATACCCAGGGCGTCGGCGTCAATCGCCCCGGCAGCTTTGCCGAGTACCTGGTGCTGCCCGCCTTCAACGCCTTCAAGATTCCCGATAACGTCTCGGACGACGTGGCCGCCATCTTCGATCCCTTCGGAAACGCGGTGCATACCGCCCTGAGTTTCGATCTGGTCGCCGAAGACGTGCTGATTACTGGGGCCGGACCAATCGGCGCGATGGCCTGCGCGATTGCCCGTCATGCCGGAGCCAGAAATGTCGTGATCACCGATGTCAACGATTACCGGCTGGAACTGGCCCGCACCATGGGGGCGACCCGTGCGGTGAATGTGGCCCGCGAAGACCTGTGGAACGTCGCGCAGACCGAACTGGGCATGACCGAGGGCTTTGACGTGGGCTTGGAGATGAGCGGCAGCGGCGCGGCGCTCAACCAGATGCTGCACGCGATGAACCACGGCGGCAAGGTGGCGCTGCTGGGTATTCCGGCGGCGGGGGTCAGCATCGACTGGAACGACGTGATCTTTAAGGGTCTGACCATGAAGGGCATTTATGGCCGCGAGATGTTCGAGACGTGGTACAAGATGGCCGCACTGGTGCAGTCGGGCCTCGACCTGACGCCGATCATCACGCACCACTTTCCGATTTCGCAGTTTCAGGAAGGCTTTGAGGCCATGCGCGGCGGGCAGAGCGGCAAGGTCATTCTGAACTGGGAAGACAACCTGTAG
- the secG gene encoding preprotein translocase subunit SecG, which produces MMLTVFIILFALICVGLVFFVLLQVPKQAGLSASLGGGGDLFGGRGVEGGLVRISSVLGGLFMLVALLIDILSR; this is translated from the coding sequence ATCATGTTGACTGTCTTCATTATTCTGTTCGCCCTAATCTGTGTCGGGCTGGTATTTTTCGTGCTGTTGCAGGTGCCCAAGCAGGCCGGTCTGAGTGCCAGCCTGGGCGGCGGCGGCGACCTCTTCGGCGGGCGCGGCGTCGAGGGCGGGCTGGTCCGTATCAGCAGTGTGCTGGGCGGCTTATTCATGCTCGTTGCATTATTAATCGACATCCTGTCACGCTGA
- a CDS encoding ABC transporter substrate-binding protein, producing MKKLLVLAAALTLGSSMAAPFVWPAKWSADAPSAAKSGGEFRNYTLSDFKTVNPFTSAEATSIPGTMALPGDGLFTQDPTTDEFIPHMADGMPAVSNGGKRFVVKIRQGMKFSDGQAITADDWITTYKIHTDDKVGSNSYDSFFINDKPITVKKLDDYTLQFDFPQTSAEAYATMSYNPWPDHIFGAAYRKGGADAVKALWGLNVDPKTVVSPGPFVLSGYSAGQRAVFRKNPYYGEWNKDSAGKSLPYLDGYSFRIVKDLNAGLASYLAGDIDTYGPRNADDLAQIKKAIDAKTLNATLIANVSPAASSQWITFNWNKADSPFKQKLFRDTRFRHAMSMLANRDAMVQLALGGLGVPTYYSVYPVFKGFINDSAPKYPYNLDGAAKLLAQMGFTKKGSDGVLVDSKGNKLEFTLTTNAGNTTREQLGRIFADEAKKIGVKVNFNPIDFNVLVGQLQSKGESRPFDAILLGLSGGTNIWPYGVNVVPCGTDLHSYNNPTNGACATSQEQLMTKLFYQGQSTVDLKAREAIGSQLLKTEAELQPVIYLVGGSYHVTYNNRLGGQHPRDLMDSYYGSRELPLTFIK from the coding sequence ATGAAAAAATTGCTGGTGCTCGCGGCTGCCCTGACACTCGGAAGCAGCATGGCCGCCCCATTCGTGTGGCCTGCCAAATGGAGCGCAGATGCCCCCAGCGCAGCCAAGTCTGGCGGCGAATTCCGGAACTACACCCTCAGCGACTTCAAGACGGTCAACCCGTTTACTTCCGCTGAAGCGACGAGCATTCCCGGCACCATGGCATTGCCGGGTGACGGACTGTTCACTCAGGATCCGACCACCGACGAATTCATACCGCACATGGCCGACGGCATGCCAGCAGTCAGCAACGGCGGCAAGCGCTTCGTGGTCAAGATTCGCCAGGGCATGAAGTTCAGCGACGGACAGGCTATTACTGCTGACGACTGGATCACCACCTACAAGATCCACACCGACGATAAGGTCGGCAGCAACAGCTACGACAGCTTCTTCATCAACGACAAGCCGATCACGGTCAAGAAGCTCGATGATTACACCCTGCAGTTCGACTTCCCCCAGACCAGCGCCGAAGCCTACGCCACCATGAGCTACAACCCCTGGCCCGATCACATCTTCGGTGCGGCCTACCGCAAGGGCGGCGCAGACGCGGTCAAGGCGCTGTGGGGCCTGAACGTCGATCCCAAAACCGTGGTGTCGCCCGGCCCCTTCGTGCTCTCCGGGTATTCAGCGGGTCAGCGTGCGGTGTTCCGCAAGAACCCGTACTACGGCGAGTGGAACAAGGACAGCGCGGGCAAGTCGCTGCCGTACCTCGACGGCTACTCCTTCCGCATCGTGAAGGATCTGAACGCGGGTCTCGCCTCCTACCTCGCCGGTGACATCGATACCTACGGGCCGCGCAACGCCGACGACCTGGCACAGATCAAGAAGGCCATCGACGCCAAGACGCTGAACGCCACGCTGATCGCCAACGTGTCGCCCGCCGCCAGCAGCCAGTGGATCACCTTCAACTGGAACAAGGCCGACAGCCCATTCAAGCAGAAGCTGTTCCGTGACACACGTTTCCGTCACGCCATGAGCATGCTCGCCAACCGCGACGCGATGGTTCAGCTCGCGCTGGGCGGCCTGGGCGTGCCCACCTACTACAGCGTGTATCCGGTGTTCAAGGGCTTCATCAACGACAGTGCCCCCAAGTACCCGTACAACCTCGACGGCGCGGCCAAGCTGCTGGCGCAGATGGGCTTCACCAAGAAGGGCAGCGACGGCGTTTTGGTCGACAGCAAGGGCAACAAGCTGGAATTCACCCTGACCACCAACGCGGGCAACACCACCCGTGAGCAGCTCGGGCGCATCTTTGCCGACGAGGCCAAGAAGATCGGCGTGAAGGTCAACTTCAACCCCATCGACTTCAACGTGCTGGTGGGACAGCTTCAGTCCAAGGGCGAGAGCCGTCCTTTCGACGCGATTCTGCTGGGCCTGAGCGGTGGCACCAACATCTGGCCCTACGGAGTAAACGTGGTTCCCTGCGGCACTGACCTGCACAGCTACAACAACCCCACCAATGGAGCCTGCGCCACCAGCCAGGAACAGCTGATGACCAAGCTGTTCTACCAGGGACAGAGCACCGTCGATCTGAAGGCCCGCGAGGCCATCGGTTCGCAGCTTCTCAAGACCGAAGCTGAACTCCAGCCGGTCATCTATCTGGTCGGCGGCAGCTACCACGTGACGTACAACAACCGTCTGGGTGGGCAGCACCCCCGCGACCTCATGGACAGCTACTACGGTTCGCGCGAACTGCCTCTTACCTTTATCAAGTAA
- a CDS encoding ABC transporter permease produces the protein MLIFLLRRLLNLLPTFLIASIMVFVIIYLAPGDFLTPARLNPGISAQQIENLSRSFGLDKPWYVQYFNWMNNMLHGNLGLSFSYQQPVLDVAWPRVLNSLKLVLVNLVLFYGISIPLGVYGAVRQYSLGDRVSGVFFYVLLGFPSFFLALLTIFGILRLRQLTGWHIPLGGMTSDNHDTLSFLGRTWDTLQHLLAPALVLAIINVAGFTRVLRGQMLENLRSDYIRTARSKGVPERSVIYRHTLRNAIIPFVADVGNILPGLIGGAGFVEVVFSYPGITPMLLDSLNSQDFYLIAAFSILPMILLFIGNALSDILLTLVDPRIRFS, from the coding sequence ATGTTGATCTTTTTGCTTCGGCGACTGCTCAACCTTCTACCCACCTTTCTGATTGCCAGCATCATGGTCTTTGTCATCATCTATCTGGCTCCCGGCGATTTCCTGACGCCTGCCCGTCTGAACCCCGGCATCTCGGCGCAGCAGATCGAGAACCTGTCGCGCTCGTTCGGCCTCGACAAGCCCTGGTACGTGCAGTACTTCAACTGGATGAACAACATGCTGCACGGCAATCTGGGCCTCAGCTTCTCGTATCAGCAGCCGGTTCTCGATGTGGCGTGGCCCCGCGTTCTCAACTCGCTGAAGCTGGTACTGGTCAATCTGGTGCTGTTCTACGGCATCAGCATTCCGCTGGGCGTGTACGGTGCGGTGCGCCAGTACAGCCTGGGCGACCGCGTTTCAGGCGTCTTCTTCTATGTGCTGCTCGGCTTTCCCAGCTTCTTTCTGGCGCTGCTCACCATCTTCGGCATCCTGCGGCTGCGGCAGCTGACCGGCTGGCATATTCCCCTGGGCGGCATGACCAGCGACAACCACGACACGCTCAGTTTCCTGGGCCGCACCTGGGACACGCTGCAACATCTGCTGGCCCCGGCGCTGGTACTGGCGATCATCAATGTCGCCGGGTTTACGCGTGTGCTGCGCGGGCAGATGCTGGAAAACCTGCGGAGCGACTACATCCGCACGGCCCGCAGCAAGGGTGTGCCCGAGCGCAGCGTGATCTACCGTCACACCCTGCGGAACGCCATCATTCCCTTCGTGGCCGATGTCGGCAACATCCTGCCGGGTCTGATCGGCGGGGCCGGCTTCGTTGAGGTGGTGTTTTCGTATCCCGGCATCACGCCGATGCTGCTCGACTCGCTGAATTCGCAGGATTTCTACCTGATCGCGGCGTTCAGCATCCTGCCGATGATCCTGCTGTTTATCGGCAACGCCCTCAGCGACATTCTGCTGACCCTGGTCGATCCCAGGATCCGCTTTTCCTAA
- a CDS encoding ABC transporter permease, giving the protein MTTISPAPTVRAPRAQSQLNVAWGQLRKNRLAMFGGICIILLYLMAVFAPFIAPDGLSTYSTTSITRYHKPTPLHIRDAKTGQWGLYVDKFAQQMNPDTFLQEFRPTGEHCAIRFFVRGDSYRILGIPGNLHLFGTGNPECKVFLWGAEGLGRDLFTRTMYASQISLTIGVLSVLISTVIGLMMGAIAAYFGGWVDNVINRVIEAISAIPSLFLLILLRSLFPPSANPITVLFLLLSMLAFISWGGLARVVRSQLYSVRQQDYVTAATSLGASQNRIMIRHMLPSMTTYLIVTLSLAIPGTILLESGLSFLGIGAVEPYVSWGTLLNQTQDGGIASITDRPWMLIPGFFIVFTVMCYQLLGDGLRDAFDPRKRQ; this is encoded by the coding sequence ATGACCACTATCAGTCCGGCCCCCACCGTCCGCGCTCCCCGCGCCCAGTCACAGCTGAATGTGGCGTGGGGTCAGCTCCGCAAAAACCGTCTGGCGATGTTCGGCGGCATCTGCATCATTTTGCTGTATCTGATGGCCGTTTTTGCGCCCTTCATCGCGCCTGACGGCCTGAGCACCTACAGCACCACCAGCATCACCCGTTACCACAAGCCCACGCCGCTGCATATCCGCGACGCCAAGACCGGGCAGTGGGGTCTGTACGTCGATAAGTTCGCTCAGCAGATGAACCCCGACACCTTCCTCCAGGAGTTCCGGCCCACCGGGGAACACTGCGCCATTCGCTTCTTCGTGCGCGGCGACAGTTACCGCATTCTGGGTATTCCCGGCAACCTGCACCTGTTCGGCACCGGCAATCCCGAATGCAAGGTGTTTCTGTGGGGCGCCGAAGGACTGGGGCGCGACCTGTTTACCCGCACCATGTATGCGTCGCAGATTTCGCTGACCATCGGCGTGCTCTCGGTGCTCATCAGCACGGTCATCGGCCTGATGATGGGCGCTATCGCGGCGTATTTCGGCGGCTGGGTCGACAACGTCATCAACCGCGTCATCGAAGCGATTTCGGCAATTCCCAGCCTGTTTCTGCTGATTCTGCTGCGTTCGCTGTTTCCGCCCAGTGCCAACCCCATTACGGTGCTGTTTCTGCTGCTCTCGATGCTGGCCTTCATCAGCTGGGGCGGTCTGGCCCGCGTGGTTCGCAGTCAGCTGTATTCCGTGCGTCAGCAGGACTACGTGACGGCGGCGACCTCGCTGGGCGCGTCGCAAAACCGCATCATGATCCGTCACATGCTGCCCAGCATGACCACCTATCTGATCGTGACGCTCAGCCTTGCCATTCCCGGCACCATCCTGCTAGAAAGCGGCCTGAGTTTCCTGGGTATCGGGGCAGTCGAACCCTACGTGAGCTGGGGTACGCTGCTCAATCAGACGCAGGACGGCGGCATTGCCAGCATCACCGACCGCCCCTGGATGCTGATTCCGGGTTTCTTCATCGTGTTCACAGTCATGTGTTATCAGCTGCTGGGCGACGGCCTGCGTGACGCCTTCGACCCGCGTAAACGGCAGTAA
- a CDS encoding ABC transporter ATP-binding protein, whose protein sequence is MTRIETNELSRSDINKSADVLLDVKNLKTYFYTDEGVVKSVDGVTFHIQRGETLAVVGESGSGKSVTSLSIMRLIPMPPGKIVEGEILFRGKDGVQKNLVTAPEADMRKIRGNDISMIFQEPMTSLNPVYTIGDQIAEAVMLHQGKNRKDAMEAATQMLELVGIPAARKRVNEYPHQMSGGMRQRVMIAMALSCNPALLVADEPTTALDVTIQAQILDLMRKLQKDIGMSILFITHNLGVVAEMADRVVVMYGGRVVEEGEVLDIFKAPKHPYTMGLLNSMPRVDHAAEYSREAGAKKERLEAIPGNVPNPLTLPPGCAFEPRCKFAIPACSKAVPPLEDTGAGHMSRCIRWSEFTDPLAPPAVTLGKEAQV, encoded by the coding sequence ATGACTCGAATTGAAACGAACGAACTCAGCCGCAGCGACATCAACAAGAGCGCCGACGTGCTGCTGGACGTGAAAAACCTCAAGACTTACTTCTACACCGATGAGGGCGTCGTCAAATCGGTGGACGGCGTAACCTTCCACATCCAGCGCGGTGAAACGCTGGCCGTGGTGGGCGAGTCGGGGTCGGGGAAGAGCGTGACCAGCCTGAGCATCATGCGGCTGATTCCGATGCCGCCCGGCAAGATCGTGGAAGGCGAGATTCTGTTTCGTGGCAAAGACGGCGTGCAGAAGAATCTGGTGACGGCCCCCGAAGCCGACATGCGGAAGATTCGCGGCAACGACATCTCCATGATCTTTCAGGAGCCGATGACCAGCCTGAACCCGGTGTACACCATCGGTGATCAGATCGCGGAAGCGGTGATGCTGCACCAGGGCAAGAACCGCAAGGACGCGATGGAAGCAGCCACCCAGATGCTCGAACTGGTGGGCATTCCGGCGGCCCGCAAGCGCGTCAACGAGTACCCGCACCAGATGTCGGGCGGTATGCGTCAGCGCGTGATGATCGCGATGGCCCTGAGCTGCAACCCGGCCCTGCTGGTGGCCGACGAGCCGACCACCGCGCTCGACGTGACGATTCAGGCGCAGATTCTCGATCTGATGCGCAAGCTCCAGAAAGACATCGGCATGAGCATCCTGTTCATCACGCACAACCTGGGTGTGGTGGCCGAGATGGCCGACCGCGTGGTGGTGATGTACGGCGGGCGCGTGGTCGAGGAAGGCGAGGTGCTCGACATCTTCAAGGCTCCGAAGCACCCCTACACCATGGGCCTGCTGAACAGCATGCCGCGTGTAGACCATGCCGCCGAATACAGCCGCGAGGCTGGAGCCAAGAAAGAGCGTCTGGAAGCCATTCCCGGCAACGTGCCCAACCCGCTGACGCTGCCCCCCGGCTGCGCCTTCGAGCCGCGCTGCAAGTTCGCCATTCCCGCGTGCAGCAAGGCTGTTCCGCCGCTTGAAGACACCGGAGCGGGCCACATGAGCCGCTGCATCCGCTGGAGCGAATTTACCGATCCTCTTGCCCCGCCCGCCGTGACGCTCGGCAAGGAGGCCCAGGTATGA